A genomic segment from Dermacentor silvarum isolate Dsil-2018 chromosome 11, BIME_Dsil_1.4, whole genome shotgun sequence encodes:
- the LOC125941619 gene encoding uncharacterized protein LOC125941619 — protein MRLTYWASAALLATASLLFAPWRSEPAELRHEPETTRQPTCHVTRALGLAALFLSCGSHRALGQLIGAYSAVFSDGGAVTSGLAACFFYGSNLGASAAAQLLHHGWLLGGSRAATVAGAALLAWLPRPWAVPWLAAALMGLQALPGTGAPLHTTAQRVGEMLACLVLGPALDSDDATAFGVRALVLTALALTASLALWYATQRYSCRDAEHDGVVERNGSTTRWYVQRAEPSINREKPVAEDARSQDSQSSVRGAAQQS, from the coding sequence ATGCGACTCACGTACTGGGCCTCGGCGGCACTGCTGGCCACCGCGTCGCTGCTGTTCGCGCCCTGGAGAAGCGAGCCCGCCGAACTGCGTCACGAGCCGGAGACCACCCGACAACCGACGTGCCACGTGACGAGAGCCCTGGGACTGGCTGCTCTGTTCCTCAGTTGCGGCTCACACCGTGCCCTGGGACAGCTCATCGGCGCCTACTCGGCCGTCTTCTCCGACGGCGGCGCAGTCACGTCGGGGCTCGCCGCGTGCTTCTTCTACGGCTCCAACCTGGGGGCGAGCGCGGCCGCGCAACTTCTGCACCACGGCTGGCTGCTCGGCGGCTCTCGAGCGGCCACCGTCGCGGGCGCCGCGCTGCTCGCGTGGCTGCCCCGGCCGTGGGCTGTGCCCTGGCTGGCCGCGGCACTGATGGGGCTACAGGCCCTCCCGGGGACAGGCGCCCCGCTGCACACCACGGCGCAGCGCGTGGGCGAAATGCTCGCGTGCCTCGTGCTCGGGCCGGCACTGGACAGTGACGACGCCACGGCGTTCGGCGTCAGGGCGCTCGTGTTAACGGCGCTCGCGCTGACAGCGTCTCTAGCGCTGTGGTACGCGACGCAGCGCTACAGCTGCCGCGACGCCGAGCACGACGGCGTGGTCGAACGCAACGGCTCCACGACCAGGTGGTACGTCCAGCGAGCCGAACCCAGCATCAACCGGGAGAAGCCAGTCGCGGAAGACGCCAGAAGCCAGGACTCGCAATCGTCAGTACGCGGGGCGGCGCAACAGAGCTAA